The Gemella haemolysans genome includes a region encoding these proteins:
- a CDS encoding PTS galactitol transporter subunit IIC, whose product MQKLLDITNYILGLGPTVILPIAIFILAIIFRVPVGKAVRSALTIGIGFVGINLVVGILTTNLGPITEQLVEKYSISLSTIDVGWPGAAAGSWASPVAAILIPICALVNVIMIALKLTRTLDIDIWNYWHFIAAGATGYIVSGGSWSFSILCAVLYEVMVLLMADRTQKMVQDVYGLKGISLPTGSTAAFGFVGIPIGWLIAKIPVIKDIHIDSETIQKRFGIFGEPMVVGTFLGMILQALVNWRDVGLVLKTGIAMGAFMLLMPRMVKLLMEGLIPISESVRDFMKTRYKGRDLYIGLDAAVSIGHPSNISTGLILVPITLLLAIIIPGNKVLPFGDLATIPFYVSFIVASRKGNIFHSVLAGTVVIALSLLMATDFIGVHTQMMQGLEQYSHGHTSLSSLDMGGNFFNWVILKFSQLFY is encoded by the coding sequence ATGCAAAAATTATTAGATATAACAAATTATATATTAGGTTTAGGACCTACTGTTATCTTACCAATAGCAATCTTTATTTTAGCTATTATATTTAGAGTACCTGTAGGTAAAGCTGTTCGTAGTGCACTAACTATAGGGATTGGGTTTGTAGGTATTAACCTAGTTGTGGGCATTTTAACTACTAATTTAGGCCCTATTACAGAGCAATTAGTAGAAAAATATAGTATTTCATTAAGTACTATTGATGTTGGCTGGCCAGGGGCAGCGGCAGGCTCTTGGGCATCACCTGTAGCAGCAATTTTAATTCCTATATGTGCTTTAGTTAACGTTATTATGATTGCATTAAAACTAACTAGAACATTGGATATTGATATTTGGAACTACTGGCATTTTATTGCAGCTGGAGCAACAGGATACATAGTATCAGGAGGTTCATGGTCATTCAGTATTTTATGTGCTGTTCTATATGAAGTAATGGTATTATTAATGGCAGATAGAACTCAAAAAATGGTTCAAGATGTATATGGTCTAAAAGGTATCTCATTACCAACAGGATCTACAGCAGCATTCGGATTTGTAGGTATTCCAATTGGTTGGCTGATAGCTAAAATTCCAGTTATTAAAGATATTCATATAGACTCTGAAACAATTCAAAAACGTTTTGGTATCTTTGGTGAACCAATGGTAGTAGGTACATTCTTAGGTATGATTTTACAAGCATTAGTTAACTGGAGAGATGTTGGTTTAGTATTAAAAACTGGTATTGCGATGGGAGCATTCATGTTATTAATGCCTCGTATGGTTAAACTATTAATGGAAGGTTTAATTCCAATTTCTGAATCTGTACGTGACTTTATGAAAACACGTTATAAAGGTAGAGACCTATACATTGGTCTTGATGCTGCGGTTTCAATTGGACATCCATCTAATATATCAACAGGATTAATCTTAGTTCCAATTACATTACTATTAGCAATTATTATTCCTGGTAACAAAGTTTTACCATTCGGGGACTTAGCTACTATTCCGTTCTACGTATCATTCATCGTAGCAAGTAGAAAAGGGAATATCTTCCACTCAGTACTAGCTGGAACAGTGGTAATTGCTTTATCATTACTTATGGCAACAGACTTCATCGGGGTTCATACTCAAATGATGCAAGGATTAGAACAATATAGTCATGGACATACAAGTTTAAGTTCATTAGACATGGGTGGTAACTTCTTTAACTGGGTTATCCTAAAATTCTCACAATTATTTTATTAA
- a CDS encoding PTS sugar transporter subunit IIB — translation MTKKVLIACGAGIATSTIVVSRVEELIKKHNLDVDIKQIKIAEAASLQNEADLIVSTTILPTTYSIPSIIATNYIMGIGEEELDEEILSHLR, via the coding sequence ATGACAAAGAAAGTATTAATTGCATGTGGTGCAGGTATAGCGACATCAACAATAGTTGTATCTAGAGTTGAAGAATTGATAAAAAAACATAATCTTGATGTAGATATTAAACAAATTAAAATAGCAGAAGCTGCTAGTTTGCAAAATGAAGCGGATTTGATAGTTTCAACTACAATTTTACCAACTACCTACTCAATTCCTAGTATAATTGCAACTAATTATATTATGGGGATCGGTGAAGAAGAGTTAGATGAAGAAATTTTAAGTCACTTAAGATAA
- a CDS encoding galactitol-1-phosphate 5-dehydrogenase, producing MKASVMYEHRKFEYKEIEEHKLGENDVRIKVHSCGICGSDIHKMQTKWKYGYPAVIGHEYCGEVVGFGDKVTKFKKGDRVVCVPFMPCNECEYCKQSLYSMCENYTMIGSHRFGGFAEYSIIAEENLLKIGDLEYTKASFIEPLAVVMHAVMGIDINLGDSVVVLGAGTIGMLVLQAIKAAGAGKVIVVDIDDRKLELAKKLGATQTINSLSEDLEKKVKEYTDEKGADISLECAGSVVTQEQALLLTRKHGKVGYLGIAYKDVTLKEKAFESIFRKELTLKGSWNSYSAPFPGREWTNAIELISKNKIDVESLITHKFTLKDVDKAFEMILGRTEPFGKILILPEL from the coding sequence ATGAAAGCTTCGGTTATGTACGAGCATAGAAAATTTGAATATAAAGAAATAGAGGAGCATAAGTTAGGTGAAAATGATGTAAGAATAAAAGTTCATTCTTGTGGAATATGTGGCTCAGATATTCATAAGATGCAAACTAAATGGAAATATGGGTATCCAGCAGTAATTGGTCATGAATACTGTGGAGAAGTAGTTGGATTTGGAGATAAGGTCACAAAATTTAAGAAAGGTGACAGAGTCGTCTGTGTTCCTTTTATGCCATGTAATGAATGTGAGTATTGTAAACAATCCTTATATTCAATGTGTGAAAATTACACTATGATTGGATCACATAGATTTGGTGGTTTTGCAGAATATTCTATTATAGCTGAGGAAAATCTTTTGAAAATAGGAGATTTAGAATATACTAAAGCAAGCTTCATTGAACCATTAGCAGTTGTAATGCATGCAGTTATGGGAATAGATATAAATCTAGGAGATAGTGTTGTTGTATTAGGCGCTGGAACTATAGGAATGTTAGTCTTACAAGCAATTAAGGCTGCAGGAGCTGGGAAAGTGATAGTTGTTGATATTGATGATAGAAAATTAGAATTAGCTAAAAAGTTGGGAGCTACTCAGACTATAAACTCATTATCTGAAGATTTAGAAAAAAAAGTAAAGGAATATACTGATGAAAAAGGTGCAGATATTTCTTTAGAATGTGCGGGTAGTGTTGTTACACAGGAGCAAGCTTTATTATTAACTAGGAAGCATGGTAAAGTTGGGTATTTAGGAATTGCTTATAAAGATGTAACACTTAAAGAAAAAGCATTTGAGAGCATATTTAGAAAAGAGTTGACTTTAAAAGGTTCTTGGAATTCCTATTCAGCGCCGTTCCCAGGAAGAGAATGGACTAATGCAATAGAATTAATTTCTAAAAATAAAATTGATGTAGAAAGCTTAATTACACATAAATTTACATTGAAAGATGTTGATAAAGCTTTTGAAATGATATTAGGAAGAACAGAACCGTTTGGGAAAATCCTTATTCTTCCAGAATTATAA
- a CDS encoding PTS sugar transporter subunit IIA has product MLDELFSEDNIYLGVEGNNFLEVLNNVSKELNNKKYINDGYIESVIEREKIFPTGLEFPKYCIAIPHTDSKYIKKDAIAVVKPKQSVIFRDMATNSKNLEVNVFLLLLISKNENQVKVLSSVIRKFSDEDFYNKIIQVTDKKQILNIIKNKEI; this is encoded by the coding sequence ATGTTAGATGAATTGTTTTCGGAAGATAATATATATTTGGGTGTTGAGGGAAATAACTTTTTGGAAGTTTTAAATAATGTTTCAAAAGAATTAAACAATAAAAAATATATAAATGATGGCTATATAGAATCTGTAATAGAAAGAGAAAAAATATTTCCAACAGGGCTTGAGTTTCCTAAATATTGTATAGCTATTCCTCATACAGATTCAAAATATATAAAAAAAGATGCAATAGCCGTAGTAAAACCTAAACAGAGCGTAATATTCAGGGATATGGCTACGAATTCAAAAAATCTTGAAGTAAATGTTTTTCTGTTACTGCTTATTAGTAAAAATGAAAATCAGGTAAAAGTACTATCAAGTGTTATAAGAAAATTTTCTGATGAAGATTTTTATAATAAAATCATACAGGTTACTGATAAAAAGCAAATTTTAAATATTATAAAAAATAAGGAGATTTAA
- a CDS encoding BglG family transcription antiterminator — protein sequence MIRKLENRQVELLQILKEAEDFLPVHVIAEKMGISTKTVYRDIEKIVKDVKEVKLLKKQGSGIKMLFSNFLIEKIPQKQLVKYSLEERRVNILYYLLINSKNYTSIEELAEMNFVGKSSIVNDLNYLEDRLANENIKLEKTRLGTKIIGDEKNIRKNIMNLIRDYSFTEDENAEVYYSDRIEKNTLKELSSKFDFRKIETVERIISKHEKNLPYTIGDLYYINLVVHLLIAIERINSENYLENNGFPNITDKKFYYEAESIAADIENEFFISLPPNEIYYIYQYLVSMGVGNLNNDVDFEVKEELENIVNEFLKAVSNTNNKVNENRDNIYYLFILHIRALMRRLKYGINIKNPLLNKIKEDYSKQFSDVSVLARKILSEKISEDEIAYLTVYTESILKLNNLKTKVVLVCNSGFGTSLFLKKRIEDKLKNIEVVDVVSTKDIKFYDLSKISFIISTVKLESKQDAVFVNVMLNDEDIQNINRKVYGNGDEV from the coding sequence ATGATAAGAAAATTAGAAAATCGCCAAGTAGAATTGTTACAGATATTAAAAGAAGCAGAAGATTTCTTACCTGTACATGTTATTGCAGAAAAAATGGGGATATCTACTAAAACTGTTTACAGGGATATAGAAAAAATAGTTAAGGATGTAAAAGAGGTTAAACTATTAAAAAAACAAGGTAGTGGAATAAAAATGTTGTTTTCGAATTTTCTCATTGAAAAAATTCCTCAGAAACAATTAGTTAAGTATTCTTTAGAAGAACGCAGAGTTAATATATTATATTATTTATTAATAAATTCAAAAAACTATACTTCTATTGAAGAACTAGCTGAAATGAACTTTGTGGGGAAATCGAGTATAGTAAATGATTTAAATTATTTAGAAGATAGACTTGCTAATGAGAATATAAAATTAGAAAAAACGAGATTAGGAACTAAAATAATTGGAGATGAGAAAAATATTAGAAAAAATATAATGAATTTGATTCGAGATTATTCATTTACAGAAGATGAAAATGCAGAAGTATATTATTCTGATAGAATTGAAAAAAATACATTAAAAGAACTATCTTCTAAATTTGATTTTAGAAAAATAGAAACAGTTGAAAGAATTATATCGAAACACGAAAAAAATCTTCCGTATACAATAGGTGATTTATATTATATTAATTTAGTAGTTCATTTACTTATTGCAATAGAAAGGATAAATAGTGAAAATTATTTAGAAAATAATGGATTTCCTAATATAACTGATAAAAAATTTTATTATGAAGCTGAAAGTATAGCAGCTGATATTGAAAATGAATTCTTCATAAGTTTACCACCAAATGAAATTTATTACATCTATCAGTATCTCGTTAGTATGGGAGTAGGGAATTTAAATAATGATGTTGATTTTGAGGTGAAAGAAGAACTTGAAAATATTGTTAATGAATTTCTAAAAGCTGTTTCTAATACAAATAATAAGGTAAATGAAAACAGAGATAATATTTATTATTTATTTATACTACATATCAGAGCATTAATGAGACGATTAAAATATGGAATTAACATTAAAAATCCTTTGTTAAATAAAATAAAAGAAGACTATTCGAAACAGTTTTCTGATGTGAGTGTGTTGGCAAGAAAAATATTATCAGAAAAAATAAGTGAGGATGAGATAGCGTATTTAACTGTATATACTGAATCAATATTAAAATTGAATAATTTAAAGACAAAAGTAGTATTAGTCTGTAATAGTGGTTTTGGTACATCTCTATTTTTAAAAAAAAGGATAGAAGATAAGCTTAAAAATATAGAAGTAGTAGATGTTGTATCTACTAAAGATATAAAATTTTATGATTTAAGTAAAATTAGTTTTATAATATCTACAGTAAAATTAGAAAGTAAACAAGATGCTGTTTTCGTAAATGTTATGCTAAATGATGAAGATATTCAGAATATTAACAGAAAGGTGTATGGTAATGGCGATGAAGTTTAG
- a CDS encoding thioredoxin family protein gives MFNYIEKLDSIEQFKTLKEENEKIVFVFSATWCPDCIMLDRYLEETINKFPEIKFIYVNRDDYPEIAQALDIFGIPSFVGYKNNVEVSRFVSRLAKTQKEVEEFLEKI, from the coding sequence ATGTTTAATTATATAGAAAAATTAGATTCTATAGAACAATTTAAAACTTTGAAAGAAGAAAATGAAAAGATTGTCTTTGTATTTTCTGCAACGTGGTGTCCAGATTGCATCATGTTAGACCGTTACTTAGAAGAAACGATAAACAAGTTTCCTGAAATAAAATTCATCTACGTTAATCGTGATGATTATCCAGAAATAGCTCAAGCTCTTGATATTTTTGGTATTCCTTCTTTTGTAGGTTACAAAAATAATGTAGAAGTTAGTCGTTTCGTATCAAGACTAGCCAAAACTCAAAAAGAAGTAGAAGAATTTTTAGAGAAAATTTAA
- a CDS encoding zinc-binding dehydrogenase, protein MLAAVKTKAGYDNLELLDVEEPQVYGDRVKIKVAYTGICGSDIHTFKGEYNAKGLPVTLGHEFSGVVVEVGADVKNVKIGDRVTSETTFETCEQCIYCKSKDYNLCDNRKGIGTQANGSMARYVLSREESCHVLPEKVSLRAASLTEPLACCTHSVMERTSIKDGETVLVIGPGPIGLLAAQVAKANGAKVIITGITKDKPRLDLAKEIGIDVTVDSLVDDLREVILKETEGYGVDKIFDCSGSVFAVNNALPLIKKKGDFVQIGLFAKKINELDQESIIQREIRYIGSRSQKPSSWNLALDLLENNKIATDKMITKIFPLEETREAFEAVMSGKEIKVLIKSSEDIE, encoded by the coding sequence ATGTTAGCAGCAGTAAAAACAAAAGCAGGTTATGATAATTTAGAATTATTAGATGTTGAAGAACCTCAAGTATATGGTGATAGGGTAAAGATTAAAGTAGCATACACCGGAATATGTGGTTCAGATATTCATACTTTCAAAGGTGAATATAATGCTAAAGGATTACCAGTCACATTGGGTCATGAGTTTTCGGGAGTCGTAGTTGAAGTAGGAGCAGATGTTAAAAATGTGAAAATTGGAGATAGAGTTACTAGTGAAACTACTTTTGAAACTTGTGAACAATGTATATACTGTAAATCGAAAGATTATAACTTATGTGATAATAGAAAAGGAATAGGTACACAGGCTAACGGTAGTATGGCAAGATATGTATTGTCAAGAGAAGAAAGTTGTCATGTTCTACCAGAAAAAGTGAGCTTGAGAGCAGCTTCTTTAACTGAGCCATTAGCATGTTGTACGCACTCTGTTATGGAAAGAACATCGATAAAAGATGGAGAAACTGTTCTTGTTATTGGACCAGGGCCGATAGGGTTATTAGCAGCACAAGTAGCTAAAGCTAATGGAGCAAAAGTTATAATTACAGGAATTACAAAAGATAAGCCACGATTAGATTTAGCTAAAGAAATAGGAATTGATGTAACGGTAGACAGCTTAGTTGATGATTTAAGAGAAGTTATATTAAAAGAAACAGAGGGATATGGTGTTGATAAAATATTTGATTGTTCAGGATCAGTATTTGCAGTAAATAATGCTTTACCACTTATTAAGAAAAAAGGAGATTTTGTTCAAATTGGATTATTTGCTAAAAAAATAAATGAACTTGATCAAGAAAGTATTATTCAAAGGGAAATACGCTATATTGGATCAAGATCTCAAAAACCATCATCATGGAATTTAGCATTAGACTTATTAGAAAATAATAAAATTGCAACAGATAAGATGATTACTAAAATATTCCCGTTAGAAGAAACTCGTGAAGCATTCGAAGCAGTAATGTCGGGAAAAGAGATAAAAGTATTAATCAAATCAAGTGAAGATATAGAATAA